The sequence below is a genomic window from Falco rusticolus isolate bFalRus1 chromosome 8, bFalRus1.pri, whole genome shotgun sequence.
CCCAGCCCCAGGGACGCCCCAGCACCGGGGATGCCCCGCTCACCTGTCCCAGCCCTGCgagcagctcctctccagcacCTCCGTGTAGTCAGACTCGCTCAGCACCTTCCTGCCCACCTTCCCCTCCGCCCTGCGCAGCTGCTCCTCGATCTGGGGTGCAAAAGGGCAGAAACTGGCTGGTGAGGGTGGCAGCCCCCCCCGACCATGTTCCCGGGCAGGGACAGGGTCTGCACCCCCTTCCttgcagctgtggcagctgaATCACTTCAGCACAGGGTGGTGGATCCATGAGTAGCTGCAAGGGAGCTCGCTGGCCCCAAAGGGCTTTTTTGGGGTGCCGGTGGGGGGCAGCCATCAGCTCCCACTCCCAGTTTTGGGGCGCCATCTCCCCAGTGCTCACCTGGAAGGCGATGGCGTAGCAAGCGTCGCAGCGCAGGGATTCGGGCATGTGGGGTGAGAGCCGCTCCTCGGGGCTGAGCTGGGGCGCGGGCATGGAGCGGGACGCAGTGGCCGGGGGGCCCTCGCACCTCTCAGACCCCGTTACCACCAGCAGGCTCAGGGCCAGCCACGCCgccagtgccagcagcatcctgccacGATGCCGAAAGTGCCGGGGCGGAGGCGTGGGGCAGCTATAAACCCCCAGGGCTGCGAGCGGGTGCTGATGCGTGGCTGACGATGCACCTGCATCCGGCTGACATGGCCCTGGCCACCCCCGGCGTGACACCGGAtggggtgtccctggggagggggggggcatGGCAGCGTGGGGACGCCCCCGACTGAGTGCCCCCTCTCCAGAACGTTTTTGGTGTAATTCGGTCCTGTAACACCCGACGACCCCCTCCTGCATGACACAGCCCCTCCCTGGGATGGTGTGGGCCTAcccgggctggggcggggggcggggggctggggctcagggctgggggctcagggctgggaTCTGGGGTTCAGGGCTGGGATCTGGGGCTCAAGGCTGGGATTtggggctcagggctgggggctcagggctgggggctcagggCTGAGGTTTGGAGCTCAGGGCTGGGGTCTGGGGTTCAAGGATTGGGATTCAGGGCTCGCTGACAACTGCAGAGCCTccttctgctcccagggaacGGGATTCATCCGATGGACGCTCCAGGACAGACAGATGGGCTGCAAGTGCCTCAGCCCCTCTGACCCcccacaggggctgcaggagcccctCACACCCCCTTTACAGACTacacaaacacaggctgaaTACGCAGGTTTTAATGCTGGctcagcatttttattactattttagGGAGTCcgtgctgcagctgtgcctgctggggGGGCTGATGGTAGCCAGGCCATCACCCCCTGTGCCCACCAGCCCCGGTCACCCTTGGGATGGGACCGGCAGTACGGGGGGAAGTGGAGGCCGCGCATCTGGTCCCTTTGCTTGCCGGGGGATGTGGCTTCAGgcccccccagtgctgccaggtGCTCACactggaaaatatctttttctccccattccCATGAGGAGCCAGTGATGTCCAGCCACTGCCCCTCACCCCTCGGTGCTTCACCAGCTCggccggggctggggaccccTCCCGTGCTGGGGGTGATGCTGACTTTGGGGTGAAAGCCCAGCCGTCGGGAAAGGACATGCTATGCAAGTCTGTCCTCAGCCAGGGGCCGTCACATCTGGAGCAGCGGTCCCTTCTCAGGGCTGGCGTGGGCagggggcgggccggggctggcCCGCATCCCCGTGGGGATGTAATACAGGCTCTCCAGGTACCCACAGTCGGGACCTCCGGCAGCGGGTGGCCCTTCGCTCTTGGAGGCAGAGCTGACGGTCCCAGAGGAGCTGGGGTTGTCAGCAGCTGGCAGGTCAGGGCGCACCGGAGAGGGGGCAGAGGGCGGTGGGGGTGCCGGCAGCCCCGAGAAGCCACTGTAAGGCATGTAGGGTGGGCCATAGACCCCCGGGGCCATGACCAGTGGGTTGAAAGGAGCCTGGTAGAGCCCAGTGTGTGAGGCCACCGGTGGGATGAGCACCTCCAGGTACTGCCCGGTCTCAGGGTCGTAGAGTGTtttcagctggggctgctgcggTGGCTCCATGTAGTAGCATTTCCCACTGTCAGGATCGACGAGCATCCTCCGGtgtgtgggcaggtgggggacAAAGGGCCTGGTGGGGCTTGGCGTGGTCTTACTGCTCGGCAAGGTACCATCGGTCCTCCTTAGGACCTGGGGAGCATCCTCAGGGcgaggctggggctgggctgggggcagcagcactgggcgCTTGGCAGCGGCTGGGCCCTCGGGGGGCTGAGGCAGGGGGGGCTCAGGGATAGGTTTGCTCCAGGGCACTTCCCCACCAGTCAGGGGACACACACCGGTCCCCAGTGGAGCGATGGCTGGGATGGGGACCAAAGGGGATCCAAGGGATGAGTGGACTGTGTTGGAGACTGATGGGTGCCCAAGGGAACCAGGGACCGGGTTGGGGGCCAAAGGGGACCCAAAGGAtgagctggctgggctggggaccaAGGGGGTGCCAAGTGATGAGTTGGCCAGACTATGGACCAAAGGGGACCCAAAGGATGCGTTGGCTGAGTTAGGGACCAAGGGGGTCCCAAAGGATGTGCCACACAAGTTGGGAACCAGGGGGGTCCCAAAGGATGCACTGGCTGGGTAGGGGATAAAGGAGGTCCCAAATGACTTGTTGGTGGGCTTGGAGACCAAGGGAGTCCCAAATGATgtgctggccaggctggaggcCGATGGGTAGCCATAGGATGAGTTGGTCATGTTGGGGACCATGGGTGTCCCAAAGGATGCGCTGGCTGGCTTGGAGACCAAAGGGGTCCCAGAGGCTGTGCTAGCTGGGTTGGGGACTGTGGGGGTCCCAAAGGATGCATtggccaggctggggactgCAGGGGTCCCGAAGGACgtgctggccaggctggggactgGGGGCAGCTTTGGCATTGGAGAGGGTTTGGGGGCTTTCACAGGAATTGCTAAGTAGTTGGAGTTCTCCGCCGGGGCAGCAGGAAGGTATGGCTCGGTGGGTGCCGGCCACTTTGGTGAGTGCTCCCAGACCTCCCCCTGCTCCGGCAGCCGGCCAGGGGGACCCTCGGTGCCCTCCCTGGCTTGAAATGGGGCGGTGGGGCCGGTgtcaccagcagagctgccGCTCCCTGTTGGCAccagctggctgcctggctgcttctgcctctgctcgCTCACGGGCAGCTCTGGCGTGCTTCTTGCTGCTGGTTTCACAGGCTGTGGGCGTGCACTGCTGGCTGGGGGTCCAGCTTGGGGGTCCCCGCTGTCGCTGCTGCCGTGCTGCTGCACCGTTGACTCAAGCCCCTTGGCAGTGAGGAGCCCTCCGGTGCCACCATGGCTgcatccctcctctccctccttggGACTCGGCGGTGGTGGCGGAAAGAGAATGGTCTTCTCTGCCCACAGCACCGCACTGCTCTGGGCCGGGGACCCCTCCCCAGCCGCCACCGGGGACCGCCGGCCCACCAGGACATGGAGGTGGGTCTCCATGTGTGGCACCCCCTCGGCCACCATTGCCCGTGGTGGCACCCTGAGCTCGCTGCGCTCCCGGCGCGGGGGGGATGCTGGTGGCCCCTCTGTGGTGGCCGCCCCCCTCCGCGTGGCCTGGACCCTCGTGATGTGGACAGGGGAGCCCTGGGTGGGCACGGGCCCGCTGCCCGTGAGCTTTGCAGGGTCGTCGGCACATGGTGGGGCTGGctctgggctggcagctgccagcgcCTCCTTGTCCCCTGGCTCCGTCGCTGGCTCCCGGCGGCAGACTGAGGTGCAGTGGATGACAAGTGGGGTGGCCGGCGGTGGGTCCCCGGTGCTCGCCGGTGCTGTGGTGCCGTGCTGTGATGCGCCGGCAGTCCCGAAGCGCAGGTTGTAGCTGCTCTTCACCAGCTTGCGCACGTCCCGGGGCTGCGGGATGcgccccttccccttccccttctcatCTGGCTTGGGGGGGGCAGCCGGTGGGcacccctgggctgggggaccGGGGCTGGGCGGCTGTGGGGGCACCACTGgcagcttctcctcctgccGGCTCTGCGGCACCAGCCTCACCTCCTGCGCCTGGGAGGTGAAGAGGCGGTGTGGTGGCGTGGCAGGGAGCGCTGGGCTGTCGCCCTTGAAGGGGAGGGCttgggggtggctggggaggaTGGCTCGCTGCTTCAGGCTGGGCCACGGCTTTGGCGCTTTCTCAAATCTGGGGGCGATGTCCAgcaccttccccaccccaggGTGGGCTTCGAACAAGGCGCGCGCTCGCCGGTAGCGGATCCTCTCCGACGTCGGTTCCTCGGTGGTACCAGGCAGCCAGTGGccctccagcacctcctggtACTTCATCCTCTCGTTGAGCTCATTGAAGGTCGTCTTCAGCTTGCAGACGCTATCCCTCGTCGCCTCACTCAGCACCACCCCCttggtggggtgggtggtggtggtgacaTCCCTCAGGGCCACCGCGGCCGCCGGCACCCTGCCACCCCGCAGGTCCTCAGCCGAGAAGCTGCAGTCTGAGCGGGAGAGTGAGCTGGACTTGCCCTCCAGACCGTCCCCCAGCAGGTCGGTGCCGGTGGAGGACAGCCCCGAGGAGGTcgagctgccccacagccccttcTGCTCCATCTTGATCCTCTGCTCATACTGCATCTTCTTGGCGAGGACGTTTTTCACCAGACAAGAGGCTGCCCTGGTCTTGCTGGTGTCGGCATCCAGGGAGGCTGTCTTCACGAACTGCTTGTAGTTGAGCCTGAAGTCCTCACCGACAGCCCTGCCCTTGCTGGGGGGCTCCTTCCTGGCAGGGGgtaggggctggggggctgaaCCGTCCCCCCGGGGGCCAAAACCCgtctccttcctctccttcctcttcagcaGGATCTGGCGCTTCGGGACGGTCCTCTTCTTGCCGTGGCCCTTCCTGGCCTCCCCGCTCTCCAGCTCCACATCCACGCACTCAAACTGCTCCTTCCCCAGtaagcccagcagctccccatccGTGCTGGCAGGGAAGGGCCAGCCTGCCCGGCCAGGGAGGGCGGCCACCGTGCCCCGGGGCTCACTGCCAGCCACCGGCCACCGCCGCGGTCGCCCGCCGTCCTCTGACAGCGAGTTAgagaggctggaggaggtgTGGGAGCTGCACATGTCCAGGCGAGCTCCAGGGAGACCCGAGAGGCTGTGGAAAGCCCTGGCCGTCAGTGCTCGTACCTCGCCGTCCACCTCATCCGAATCACTGGGCGCCCCGCTGAGCATCCCCAGCTCCGGGGCTGGCGTGGTGACAGGCTGCCGGTCCCCACCGCGGGGACCCatcctgcccccctgccccggcacTGGGCTATTCTTAGCAGCGCTGGACAGCTGAGCCTGCCGCGGGCGGGCGCTGGGGCCGGGTGGTGGGGGGACGGTGGGGGGCCCCGCCAGAGCCCAGTGCCCTGCGGCAGCCCGGGGGGGCATCCCCTCCTCTTCCAGAAACTCCAGGCAGTCCTTGAAGGTCTCTGTCCCCTCTGAGCACAGGGCAGAGTGGTAGGAGGAGACGGAGGAGCCCGACATGCTCTTGGCGAGGTCATCACGGGGGAGGCCGGGGAGGTGGCCCTCCTCCTCCGACAGGGACCGCCGGCCGTCCCCACCAGTGCAGGGACCCTCGCCATCCATGCTGGGCAGCTCGGCGTGGGACAGCAGGATGGGGTCCCTCTTCCTGCGGGGCATCCTGGCAGGGGTGGCCCCTGGGGGTGCCAGCCGGTGCCAGGGCACCCTCCTTGGTGCTGGGGACGCTCCGCCGGGGACGCTGGCTCGACCTTCTGGCTTCTCCTCGCCGGCTggacccagcagcagcacagagcagcccctcGATCACATGGACATCAGCGAGCGCCAGCCTGGGGGCGGCGATGCCAAGCGCATTGCAAGGATGCCACCGCCGCCCCCGGCTTtagggggctgcaggggggctgccagcaccatCCCCTGCCCCTTcaccctgcactgctgctccccAAACCCGCAGGTGAGGCGCCAGCGCATCCCCACACCCCACAAGGGTACCCGGGCGCGTGCCCCCCGCTGCAGTGTGCTGGGCTTGCCTGGAGCTGGGGGACCCCCAGGCCCCTCTGGGGATGTCCCCTCCCCAGCGCAGTAGGCACGGCTGGggtcccaggctgctgctccatccccaccacagctcctttcccagaacctctgcctgccttgccACAGGGATGGCGTGTCCTCATCCTGGGGGCTGCCCCAAAACCCACCTTATCCCCCGTCACTAATCGCAAGCAACCAGGAGCAAACCGAAGGTCTCAAATCAAACAGGCACTGAGCGCTCCGGGGCTCACAAGAGCCGAACGACGGACAGCCAGTATTGGCCTTTCTTGGGGAAATCTacaggagcagctggggtgCCCTGGATGGCACTGGGGTCTCTGCGGCTTCTTGGCCCCGGCTGCTGCCAGCGGAGCTCAGTTCCAGCTTTCAGGGGGATTTTTGCAGAGAAGCAGTGGTGGCAGGTGCTCCTGGCGCTGCCAGCCCCGGTGCAACCTGATGCCCGAGTCCTCTGGGTTCATGCAGGGACTAAATTTAAACCTTGGcaagaaggaggagaggaaagcttCCCTGATAGCCGGCACGGCGCTTAACCCttccctgctgagcagggctgtgcttgcaGGTGGCATTCATGCCCACAGGAGCAGAGACCCGCCGTGGGCAGCGCTGGCCGGCACGGTGTCCTGCACGGTGTCCTTGCGCGAGACTCTGCACACGTGGGATTTCAAGTCCCCAAATCCCTACAGCCCAGCGCTGCAGGGAGCCAGTGGGATGTGGCTGCCAGCGCTGCCCGGATGGCATGCTGCCCCCCAAACCCTTGGGCTACTGCTCGTGTGCCGCAACCACCCTACGGTCCCCACGCGAAGGGGGGTCCAGCCCTCAGCCGGGGGCTGGCCGGGAGCATCCCCGAGCCCCGTGCCCAGCTCCGGGCAGCAGGGGCTTGCGGCAGGGCCGCCCGGCGGGCGCCTGCTGAGTCactgctggctccagccccagcacagcgcGGCTGGCTGCACTGCGGGGCCgtgcccacagcccccacctGCTGCTGGATTTGCAGTGccggggggaggtgggggtgtaCAGacccacagcagggcaggggggtgcagTGCCCTCAGGCTGGACCGACCCCTCCGTCCCTGGCTGGTCT
It includes:
- the MZB1 gene encoding marginal zone B- and B1-cell-specific protein, whose protein sequence is MLLALAAWLALSLLVVTGSERCEGPPATASRSMPAPQLSPEERLSPHMPESLRCDACYAIAFQIEEQLRRAEGKVGRKVLSESDYTEVLERSCSQGWDSYGVQELDGKKRLAGPGLPGQEPMTVMVMGGPWPGRLSKMCHSHVGERGEAQIYGAHRRGPAALRELLCHGDKGACAGGKAGVPAPPKALQNEL